The DNA window CCAATCCTCGCGCTATGCAACGTTCTCTAAACAGCTCATTGACacgattcttttcttcagtGGCCTCTGGAGCGTACTGGCCATTCCACAGAAAAGCCCTGACGGGATTCCAGCGGGGCGCTGGCACGATGCTAGAGAATTCCCAATCCAATATGCCTGTGATGCAGCCGCTCAACTCGTCATACATGACGTTTCCAAAGTGCAAATCTTTATGTGCTAGAATATACCTGGTATTATTGAGCTCAGGATGTTTTGACAGGGCCTCCACAAAAGCATCGAGGCGTGGTAGAAGGTCTCTCATGTTTTCCAATGTTGGATGGACACGAATTGCATGTTGGTATACGCGGACCATTGCGGCTACGTAGTCGGTGTAGGATTCGTATGGTCCGCTAATATTGAGAGATTCCACCGATTCTGAAGCCGGCCAGTATTTGGCCACATCAGGCGAGTGCCAAAATGTTTCTTCAAGTACGGGGCCTGGGACGACATCTCCATTACTGTCAAACTGGAGACCAAATACCCCATGCCAAGACATACTATGAGTCTGGTGTACAATGTCGACCATCTGGTCGATGAGACGATCTAAAACGTCTGGCGAAAGGCGATCATAAACGTCACTAACTGCAACTCCAGGAAGTCTTTGCAAGAGAGTATACTCATGGCCCAGTGGATTGTCGGTGGTAGCATCAAAGCGCACAACTTCCGCTACGGGCAAGCGAGTATTCTGCCGCACCCAAGTCATGACTGCAACTTCGTTGATGGTTTTGATGCGGGGTAGATGGTTGCCAGAAATACGCAAGATGAGCTGGACGTGATCATCGTCGCGCAGAGGTGCCAAAGTTGGGGAGAGGGTAGCCGCTACTgctgaaggaaaagaaaggacGTAAATTGAATGATATTCCGCTGTGGTAGGTAAAGGAGATACCAGTTGTGGCGATGGTAGATCCAGCGACACAAGAAGAGCTCGAATGTCATCCTCTGAAATGGAGACCGGCAGGTGGTCTTTTGGAGTGCCCATAACTAGAGTGAGGGTCCTTCTCTCTTGGGAAGATTCTACTTCAtctagaaagaaaaacaaaaaccgGCGACGGGTGCTGGCCAGAGGAAACAATGCGCAGAGATGAAAGATTTCGGAGGGATAGCTCGTTTCTTACATTTGCACCGTTAAGCCAGTGGTACAACTCAGCGGGAGGCAATCCCCGCTTCCTAATTACAGGGATTGTGTGTTACCATTTTCCAACCCATTGCAGTGCAGTTACTAGCGCTCGTAGGTGCAATAGCGAATAAGGCCGCTATGGGGTGAGCTAGGCTGTATGACCATAGGCACAGTTATCATCGGCCTGGTGACCTCCCATAATTTAGAGTGAAAAGGCATAAATTATAACATCGCGAGGCAAATTCgtataataaaaagtctAGAACCAAGTAAATTAGagccttctctttttctagCATGTACGGCAAGTTCATCAATCGACTCTGACATCATCATATGCGGATACTGTCTATTAAGACTTTCGAGAACCTGCATCCATAAATATCTCCCAGCAAAAGCGAGCTTTCTTTCGTCATTCGCATCGTCGAGTGTCAATGCGCCAAGATGTAGTAGCACCGTATCTTCAACATCGATGTACCGCTGCCACGGTATTATAGTTGGCGCAACAGGGCAGCCTTTGATAATGGCATCGACCATGGCTGAAGCGCTGCAATAGCTTATGTTCTTCTCGACTTCATCTCGGCGGCATTTGTGTCGTTTACCAAACTAGGTATTATCTGAGTCGAGCACGAGCTGGCAACCTGCGTCTCTTAACCCGTTGAAGTTAGTTTACCCTAGACAGCGTGTATACTTGAAAAAGAGTTCTCATTCATAGCGGGGGATACGACGGCTGACTGAGAGGCCAAGTTTTCGAAGGATCTCCCCCAGATGCTGAGTAAAATCATGTTTCTCTCAGCGGTGTTTATATcgttcttttctctctcacacGAATGACCGCTTCATTATATACACAAAGCCCTCTATGCTTTTTTCTAGTATTAGCCTGATCAGATACGGGTCAAATTTTACAAACAATTAGAGTTATTGACCAGCCGCGCAAGAAGCGTCCCCGCTGCAAGAGTCGGCGATGTAGTGCATGCAAGCACCAGAGACTCAACGCATGAAACTATACTGCAGATGTTGGGAAATACCGATGCCAAAATAATGTCGGAATCATAATTTATAAGCACTCCCCATGCTCAAGCTGCATTGAACGCAATATCCAATGCCTCCAGCCTCTTCGCCAACATGCCGTCTCATCGTTGGTTTCTATACCCAACATCCACCTAGAGATGAGCAGGAACCTTCGGATAAACTTTTTGCATGTTAAATTATTCCATCGCTAAGATAAGAAGACCGGAACAACACTCATATTTCCCCAAATATGACCTACAACGTTCTTTAATTAATGTGCAACCGATTTCTATATCCTAATACATCGGCTAATTCAAAATAGGAAGACTTTTGTCATGTATGCTATTCTATGTGTTGCCGCTATGCATCTATCAACCGTCTGTCAGCAGAATCCTAATACCTATTCGCATGCATCGATGCAGCCAATGGGCACGCCCATTGAACTCTTTTGAAAAAGACCTACCGTATCCCTTaacaaaagaaaactttGAGATACTAATAGAAGCAGCGCTCCTTGCCAATCACATGAACTGCCCAGGAGCAGTAACTCTTGGATACATATTTTCAAGATCATATTATACTGTAGAGGAGCATGGAGCTCCAATATGGGGTTTGCATTACTAATTCATCAATCGCTCCTTGCTCCATTCTTTCTCCACAAGCATCAGTCGACCCGAACGGATCCGCTTGATATATACAAATAACATCAGCCCGTCTTAATACTGTCCACGAGCATCTTTGACCCGTTTTGTCCTGTCCGAACTGGTCTCATCTCCAGTATTGACTGTAGATTCATGCTCTATCATCATGATAGATGCCTCTTCTGCAACAGGACGGTGTCTGATACCCTTTGGAACCACAAACGTGTCCCCAACCTGCATCACAACGTCATCCTGGCCCTCGAGCTCGATGGTCAATTTGCCTTCAAGCAGATAAAAAAGTTCGTCCGAATTCGGATGTGCGTGCCAGATGAATTCGCCATCTATTTTGGCAACTTTGACGTGGTGGTCGTTAATTGCAGCGACGAGGCGCGGAGACCATTTGTCGGTAAATGAGTTGAGGAGTCTTGGGATGGATTCTGAGTTTGGCATGGTTTCGAATGCAGTGGTATAAGTATTGAATTGGGCTGAGCGAATGATGCCGAGGTGCGTGCAAATCAGAACAAAGAATGGTGAGTTACCAATTTGATTTATTTATACTTCATTAACTCTATAGTCGCTGTATATGTCTCTACTACAATGCTGAGCTAGGCAAGATCTACAAAGGGTATTTCTCAGCGCGTGGGGCAAAGGGCGTGGGAAGAAGGCTGGCTTGCGCCCTTGCATTGCCACttgtactactagtagcatATAGGTTAGCCTCAGCTAGCAAAAAGCATTGAATGAATAAGCAGTACAGAAATACTGGAGAAAGCTGGAATAGGTAGCTAATTAGGATGAAGGAGACAAGAAACACAAGGAAACAACAGAAAAAGCAACTACAGCTTTGAATACTAGCGAAAACAATTACTTTAATAGAATTCCAGGAACTAATGCCGCTCTTAGCAActggagggggaaaaaagggaaatgcTCCCGAGTACCCGCTACATATCCAAACAAGCGGTCCCTGTGGCTGTGGCCCACCAACTCAGTCAAATGCCGCACTTTATTAGACAacttcccttttctcttcctcgtcttttaACAAGTAAGCCTTAACTAAGATATCTATTGAACTGAAGCTAGTTGCAACCCGATTTTTCATATCAAAGGCTTTCTTCACGGAGTCGTTATTTGACCTTAAATTTGAGTCTGTCGGCGAGTTACAAAGATGGTAAGGCAAAGCAggatcaacagcagcaacagtgGCAGTAATCAAGGCAGCTGGGATGAATTTAACCGCAGCTCAAATGTCTTCGATCTTaacaacagcagcactcCTTCGGGTTATACAACGTTGTAATACCTACGAGCCCGGCGCCAAGGGCCAGCGGGTATATTAGAGGTTGTTGCAACGCCTAGAGGTTTGAAGATGAGATAACTAGACTAGGCCTAAAAAGTTTTACTCTCTTGTTTACAGCTATTGTTGTGTGCAGCGCCCGGAATCGGCGTTCT is part of the Trichoderma atroviride chromosome 1, complete sequence genome and encodes:
- a CDS encoding uncharacterized protein (EggNog:ENOG41), with amino-acid sequence MPNSESIPRLLNSFTDKWSPRLVAAINDHHVKVAKIDGEFIWHAHPNSDELFYLLEGKLTIELEGQDDVVMQVGDTFVVPKGIRHRPVAEEASIMMIEHESTVNTGDETSSDRTKRVKDARGQY
- a CDS encoding uncharacterized protein (EggNog:ENOG41); its protein translation is MGTPKDHLPVSISEDDIRALLVSLDLPSPQLVSPLPTTAEYHSIYVLSFPSAVAATLSPTLAPLRDDDHVQLILRISGNHLPRIKTINEVAVMTWVRQNTRLPVAEVVRFDATTDNPLGHEYTLLQRLPGVAVSDVYDRLSPDVLDRLIDQMVDIVHQTHSMSWHGVFGLQFDSNGDVVPGPVLEETFWHSPDVAKYWPASESVESLNISGPYESYTDYVAAMVRVYQHAIRVHPTLENMRDLLPRLDAFVEALSKHPELNNTRYILAHKDLHFGNVMYDELSGCITGILDWEFSSIVPAPRWNPVRAFLWNGQYAPEATEEKNRVNELFRERCIARGLASLIEETNFSSTIQQVMQDTVNYLRAIVEVSPRHQKAEVVPSWRASLEEGLTAFKV